In Micromonospora sp. WMMA1363, a genomic segment contains:
- a CDS encoding MupA/Atu3671 family FMN-dependent luciferase-like monooxygenase, with translation MTDTVPPAGGNAARRALLTERLRQRAQRSHPLSYPQQRLWFLDQLDPENPVYTIPLGWRISGPLDVPALEWALTELVRRHEALRTVFRTVDGQPRQVVAPAAPVRIVVADVDDDEEAARREARTGFDLAAGPLLRATLLRAGPTEHRLCLTVHHIACDGWSVRVLEREISALYRQAVDGTPAGLDEPATQYADFAEWQVAELRDGGPQEVIAYWHQRLRGVPDVASLPTDRPRPPTQTYRGGHLTVELPGAAEVAAVGQPVGATPFAVLLAAFAVLVRTHTGGNEVVVGSPVAGRLRPELDGLVGFFANTLVQRLDVTGRPTFRELVRRARDESRAAVAHQELPFERLVEQLHPNRDLAHNPLFQVLFSYHEADPRGLELTGARVRPAPGDSGTAKFDLSVSVTRVDDALSARVEYSEDLYERGTARRLADGFRTVLAAGIAEPDLPIDDLPVLTPDERRRMLVDWNDTAAARPPDALVHELFARRVAETPDLPVLREARQAPEETLTYRQLDERAERLAARLRAAGVGPDVPVGVFLDRGVDLVVTLLGVLKAGGAYLPLDPTYPLGRLSFMVADSGAPVVVTHSGLSGRLDPLPVPRLLLDGAAEPAPGPPAVRPRPENLAYLTYTSGSTGRPKGVLVTHRNVGNFFVGMDAVLGTREPGTWLAVTSVSFDISVLELLWTLARGHRVVLRADEPQGREGAVPAEVQARHVDFSLFYFGGDDGADPADRYRLLLDGARFADRNGFAAVWTPERHFHEFGGLYPNPAVTGAAVAAVTERVAVRAGSVVLPLHDPLRVAEEWAVLDNISHGRAGISIASGWQPTDFALAPEHYTDRKARMVAALAEVRRLWAGETVTRRGGTGAEVRVGTHPRPVQERLPVWVTSARNVETFELAGQLGAGLLTHLLGHTVEELAGKIEAYRRAWRAAGHDGDGHVALMVHTFVGPDTERVRKLVREPLKAYIQSSFDLLSGLGAALGRPGDFRDLPADELAELVERAFDRFFDTAALLGTPERCADTVDRLKRIGVDEIACLVDFGVPHGEVLASLEHLAAVRRIVTARRAAALDDEPIGDQLRRCRITHLQCTPSLAGVLADDPASRAALGDLRHLLVGGEALPAPLAATLAGAVPGSVHNMYGPTEATVWATTDPVRPDGGPVTIGRPLANTRVYVVDTRLRPVPLNAPGELLIGGEGVARGYHRQPGLTAERFVPDPFRADGSRLYRTGDLVRWRPDGRLEFLGRIDAQVKIHGHRIELGEIENVIVAHPQVRSAVVLVRGEGAHATLVAYCVPAGDADPQPERVRAFARESLPEYMVPARVVLLAELPVTPNGKVDRGRLPDGVEERTTAYRPPRTDLERTIADVWAELLGRDRIGADDHFFSVGGNSLLAVQARSRLLARGVVGVSLVDIFRYPTLHELAASLTAGTDALDTELDQVRRSADRRTARYAATARHRRERSS, from the coding sequence ATGACCGACACCGTCCCGCCCGCCGGCGGCAACGCCGCCCGCCGGGCGTTGCTCACCGAACGACTACGGCAGCGGGCCCAGCGCAGCCACCCGTTGTCGTACCCGCAGCAGCGGTTGTGGTTCCTCGACCAGCTCGACCCGGAGAATCCGGTCTACACCATCCCGCTCGGCTGGCGGATCAGCGGCCCGCTGGACGTGCCGGCCCTGGAGTGGGCGCTCACCGAGCTGGTCCGCCGGCACGAGGCGCTGCGCACGGTCTTCCGCACCGTCGACGGCCAGCCCCGTCAGGTGGTGGCACCCGCCGCTCCGGTCCGGATCGTCGTGGCCGACGTGGACGACGACGAGGAGGCGGCGCGACGGGAGGCCCGGACCGGGTTCGACCTGGCGGCCGGGCCGCTGCTCCGGGCCACCCTGCTGCGCGCCGGCCCCACCGAGCACCGGCTCTGCCTGACGGTCCACCACATCGCCTGCGACGGCTGGTCGGTCCGGGTGCTGGAGCGGGAGATCTCCGCGCTGTACCGCCAGGCCGTCGACGGGACGCCCGCCGGCCTCGACGAGCCGGCCACCCAGTACGCCGACTTCGCCGAGTGGCAGGTCGCCGAGCTGCGCGACGGCGGGCCGCAGGAGGTGATCGCCTACTGGCACCAGCGGCTGCGCGGGGTGCCGGACGTGGCCAGCCTGCCGACGGACCGGCCGCGGCCGCCGACCCAGACGTACCGGGGCGGGCACCTGACCGTCGAACTGCCGGGCGCGGCGGAGGTCGCCGCGGTGGGCCAGCCGGTCGGGGCGACGCCCTTCGCCGTGCTGCTGGCCGCCTTCGCGGTGCTGGTCCGGACGCACACCGGCGGCAACGAGGTGGTCGTCGGCTCCCCGGTGGCCGGGCGTCTCCGTCCGGAGCTCGACGGGCTGGTCGGCTTCTTCGCCAACACGCTGGTGCAGCGGCTGGACGTGACCGGGCGGCCCACGTTCCGGGAGCTGGTGCGTCGGGCCCGGGACGAGTCCCGGGCCGCGGTGGCCCACCAGGAGCTGCCGTTCGAGCGGCTGGTGGAGCAACTGCATCCGAACCGGGACCTGGCCCACAACCCGCTGTTCCAGGTGCTGTTCAGCTACCACGAGGCGGACCCGCGCGGGCTGGAGCTGACCGGTGCCCGGGTACGGCCGGCGCCCGGTGACAGCGGCACCGCCAAGTTCGACCTGAGCGTCAGCGTGACCCGGGTCGACGACGCCCTGTCGGCCCGCGTCGAGTACAGCGAGGACCTGTACGAACGCGGCACCGCGCGTCGACTGGCCGACGGGTTTCGTACCGTGCTGGCCGCCGGGATCGCCGAGCCGGACCTGCCGATCGACGACCTGCCGGTGCTGACCCCCGACGAGCGGCGGCGGATGCTCGTCGACTGGAACGACACCGCCGCGGCCCGGCCGCCGGACGCCCTGGTGCACGAGTTGTTCGCCCGGCGGGTCGCCGAGACGCCGGACCTGCCGGTGCTGCGCGAGGCCCGGCAGGCCCCGGAGGAGACCCTGACCTACCGGCAGCTCGACGAGCGGGCCGAGCGGCTGGCGGCGCGGCTGCGCGCGGCGGGGGTCGGGCCGGACGTCCCCGTCGGGGTGTTCCTGGACCGCGGCGTCGACCTGGTGGTCACCCTGCTCGGCGTTCTCAAGGCCGGCGGGGCGTACCTTCCGCTGGATCCGACGTACCCGTTGGGGCGGCTGTCGTTCATGGTGGCGGACTCCGGCGCGCCCGTGGTGGTCACCCACTCGGGGCTGAGCGGCCGGCTCGACCCGCTGCCGGTGCCCCGGCTGCTGCTGGACGGCGCGGCGGAGCCCGCGCCGGGTCCGCCCGCCGTGCGCCCACGCCCGGAGAACCTGGCGTACCTGACGTACACGTCCGGCTCCACCGGGCGACCCAAGGGCGTCCTGGTGACCCACCGCAACGTCGGCAACTTCTTCGTCGGCATGGACGCCGTGCTGGGCACCCGGGAACCGGGCACCTGGCTCGCCGTCACCAGCGTCTCCTTCGACATCTCCGTGCTGGAGCTGCTCTGGACCCTGGCCCGGGGGCACCGGGTGGTGCTGCGGGCGGACGAGCCGCAGGGGCGCGAGGGGGCGGTGCCGGCGGAGGTGCAGGCCCGGCACGTCGACTTCAGCCTCTTCTACTTCGGCGGCGACGACGGCGCCGACCCGGCCGACCGCTACCGGCTGCTGCTCGACGGCGCCCGGTTCGCCGACCGCAACGGCTTCGCCGCCGTCTGGACCCCGGAACGGCACTTCCACGAGTTCGGCGGGCTGTACCCGAACCCGGCGGTGACCGGCGCGGCGGTCGCCGCCGTCACCGAGCGGGTGGCCGTCCGGGCCGGCAGCGTCGTCCTGCCGCTGCACGACCCGCTGCGGGTGGCCGAGGAGTGGGCCGTGCTGGACAACATCTCGCACGGCCGGGCCGGCATCTCCATCGCCTCCGGCTGGCAGCCCACCGACTTCGCCCTCGCCCCCGAGCACTACACCGACCGCAAGGCGCGGATGGTGGCCGCGCTCGCCGAGGTGCGGCGGCTGTGGGCCGGCGAGACGGTGACCCGACGGGGCGGCACCGGCGCGGAGGTGCGGGTCGGCACCCATCCCCGGCCGGTGCAGGAGCGGCTGCCGGTCTGGGTGACCAGCGCCCGCAACGTGGAGACCTTCGAGCTGGCCGGTCAGCTCGGCGCGGGACTGCTCACCCACCTGCTGGGACACACCGTCGAGGAACTGGCCGGCAAGATCGAGGCGTACCGGCGGGCGTGGCGCGCGGCGGGGCACGACGGGGACGGCCACGTGGCACTGATGGTGCACACCTTCGTCGGTCCGGACACCGAGCGGGTGCGGAAGCTGGTCCGCGAGCCGCTCAAAGCGTACATCCAGTCGTCGTTCGACCTGCTCTCCGGCCTGGGAGCGGCGCTCGGCCGGCCCGGAGACTTCCGGGACCTCCCCGCCGACGAACTGGCCGAGCTGGTCGAGCGGGCCTTCGACCGCTTCTTCGACACCGCGGCCCTGCTCGGCACGCCGGAGCGCTGCGCCGACACGGTCGACCGGCTCAAGCGGATCGGCGTGGACGAGATCGCCTGCCTGGTCGACTTCGGGGTGCCGCACGGGGAGGTACTCGCCAGCCTGGAGCACCTGGCCGCCGTACGGCGGATCGTGACGGCCCGGCGGGCCGCCGCGCTCGACGACGAGCCGATCGGTGACCAGCTGCGTCGCTGCCGCATCACCCACCTGCAGTGCACCCCGTCCCTGGCCGGGGTGCTCGCCGACGACCCGGCGTCCCGGGCCGCGTTGGGCGACCTGCGCCACCTGCTGGTGGGTGGGGAGGCGCTGCCGGCCCCGCTGGCGGCGACCCTGGCCGGCGCCGTGCCCGGGAGCGTGCACAACATGTACGGTCCGACCGAGGCCACCGTCTGGGCCACCACCGACCCGGTGCGCCCCGACGGCGGGCCGGTGACCATCGGGCGCCCACTGGCCAACACCCGGGTCTACGTCGTCGACACGCGGCTGCGGCCGGTGCCGCTCAACGCCCCCGGCGAGCTGTTGATCGGCGGAGAGGGGGTGGCGCGCGGCTACCACCGGCAGCCCGGTCTGACCGCCGAGCGGTTCGTGCCCGACCCGTTCCGGGCCGACGGGAGCCGGCTCTACCGCACCGGCGACCTGGTTCGCTGGCGTCCTGACGGCAGGCTGGAGTTCCTCGGCCGGATCGACGCCCAGGTGAAGATCCACGGGCACCGGATCGAGCTGGGCGAGATCGAGAACGTGATCGTCGCGCACCCGCAGGTGCGCAGCGCGGTCGTGCTGGTCCGGGGTGAGGGGGCGCACGCGACGCTGGTGGCCTACTGCGTACCGGCGGGCGACGCCGACCCGCAGCCGGAGCGCGTCCGCGCGTTTGCCCGGGAGAGCCTGCCGGAGTACATGGTGCCGGCCCGGGTGGTCCTACTCGCGGAGCTGCCCGTGACCCCGAACGGGAAGGTCGACCGGGGACGGCTGCCGGACGGCGTCGAGGAGCGGACGACCGCGTACCGGCCGCCGCGGACGGACCTGGAACGCACCATCGCCGACGTCTGGGCGGAACTGCTCGGCCGCGACCGGATCGGCGCCGACGACCACTTCTTCAGCGTGGGCGGCAACTCGCTGCTCGCGGTCCAGGCGCGTAGCCGGCTGCTGGCCCGCGGGGTCGTCGGGGTGTCCCTGGTGGACATCTTCCGGTACCCCACCCTGCACGAACTGGCGGCCTCCCTGACCGCCGGCACGGATGCCCTGGACACGGAACTCGACCAGGTCCGGCGGTCCGCCGACCGTCGGACCGCCCGGTACGCCGCCACCGCCCGCCACCGTCGAGAGCGGAGCAGTTGA
- a CDS encoding thioester reductase domain-containing protein: MTEEHDGAEPIAIVGMAARVPGAEGVDPFWAAMRDGIESISRFDRSELLAAGVEAQVLDAPDYVPAAAVIDDADAFDADFFGLTAREAEVLDPQQRVLLECAWTALEDAGHHPARTRGQIGVFVGTFMNKYLAANLGTNPRFMRSPMAPAARIFNDKDFLATRLAYLFDLDGPACTVQTACSTSLVAVHLACQSLLSYESDLALTGGVTVNLPLRAGYPVADGGLFSADGHCRPFDVAASGTVPGNGAVVLLLRRLADAVEDGDHVYALILGTAVNNDGRNKAGFTAPSVDGQAKVVTAAQAVAGVDPGSIGYLEAHGTATAVGDPIEVAALTRAFRAGTDRRGYCALGSVKANLGHLDAAAGAAGLMRAALALRHRRIPPSVNFTAPNPELCLDESPFYVPTRLTPWASGPQPRRAGVSSFGVGGTNAHAVLEEPPTRAAPTSGRPWQVLPLSARSRAALDRLTERLGAHLTAHPELDLPDVAFTLQDGRRTHEVRRIVVAGDTADAAAVLGGAEPGRLHTRTGDRDRRAVFAFPGGGFQHQEMGRELYRTELVFRAEVDRCAELLRPRLDVDLRDVLYPSLTGTARRRRSLGRAAGPVAVSALFVTEYALATLWQSWGVRPVGMIGHSLGEYVAACVAGVFDLPDALEVTLARGELFAQLPPGRMLTVAAPVEEVEPLLDERLSVAAVNAPRLTVVAGPDADIDRFAAELVGRAVECSRINVPVASHSWMVEPYLDEFTRRVKALRPRAPRIPFVSCVTGSWITEEEATDPHYWARHLREPVRFGAGLRTALAEPDRLLLEVGPGEGLTALASAAGLAPMPLAFSSMGHPRAPEPELAHLAGALGRLWQAGVEVDWRAVHGPDRPRRVSLPGYPFQRRRYWISPGRAARTEPDEPEEPTRTETAEPDDHLPPRTERERQVAALWSDLLGVDRIGVDVDLFSLGAHSLMITQAARELRRLSGRDITARQVLQTPTVAAHAALADGRVVDPAMATGDDLAADVVLDPAVTAAGLPAPWSGPPRTVLLTGATGFVGAFLCAELAERTSAQIRCLVRAADPVEGEERLRAALESYGLRWPGAGRIRVIPGDLSRPRLGLGAEEYARQAAEVDVIHHCGAQVNFVRPYRFLRATNVRGTEEVLRLATTTVLKPVHHISTLAVLAGAVATGVPEVREDDPLPPPVGHDTAYSQSKWVAEGLVGLARERGVPVSVYRAGAVLPDSRTGAANREDYVTKVIQGCVELGAAPARRYELAVASVDHVARLVVGLSVRPETWGATFHTVHPAPLAWNTIFDQLRHCGHPVRSLSWNDWRAELTRAVEEDDAANALAPLMAMLGEVADRDMPRMDCANVLAGLPPEASRAPDLDETFFDKMFGHFVRAGWLPRPQRPESEGEEPRP, from the coding sequence ATGACCGAGGAACACGACGGCGCGGAGCCGATCGCGATTGTCGGGATGGCGGCCCGGGTGCCCGGCGCCGAGGGGGTCGACCCGTTCTGGGCGGCGATGCGCGACGGCATCGAGTCGATCTCCCGGTTCGACCGGTCGGAGCTGCTGGCCGCCGGCGTGGAGGCGCAGGTGCTGGACGCGCCCGACTACGTTCCCGCCGCCGCGGTGATCGACGACGCGGACGCTTTCGACGCGGACTTCTTCGGCCTCACCGCCCGCGAGGCCGAGGTGCTGGACCCGCAGCAGAGGGTGCTGCTGGAGTGCGCCTGGACGGCGCTGGAGGACGCCGGGCACCATCCCGCGCGGACCCGGGGGCAGATCGGCGTCTTCGTCGGCACGTTCATGAACAAGTACCTGGCCGCGAACCTGGGTACGAACCCGCGGTTCATGCGGTCCCCGATGGCGCCGGCCGCGCGGATCTTCAACGACAAGGACTTCCTGGCGACCCGGCTGGCTTACCTGTTCGACCTGGACGGGCCGGCCTGCACGGTCCAGACGGCCTGCTCGACCTCGCTGGTGGCGGTCCACCTGGCCTGCCAGTCGTTGCTCAGCTACGAGTCGGACCTGGCGCTGACCGGCGGGGTCACGGTCAACCTACCGCTGCGGGCCGGCTACCCGGTCGCCGACGGCGGCCTGTTCAGCGCCGACGGGCACTGCCGCCCGTTCGACGTCGCCGCGTCGGGCACCGTGCCGGGCAACGGTGCGGTGGTGCTGCTGCTGCGCCGGCTCGCGGACGCGGTCGAGGACGGCGACCACGTCTACGCCCTCATCCTCGGCACCGCGGTCAACAACGACGGGCGGAACAAGGCCGGGTTCACCGCGCCCAGCGTCGACGGGCAGGCGAAGGTGGTCACCGCGGCCCAGGCCGTCGCCGGTGTCGACCCCGGTTCGATCGGTTACCTGGAGGCGCACGGCACGGCCACCGCCGTCGGCGATCCGATCGAGGTGGCGGCCCTGACCCGGGCGTTCCGCGCCGGCACCGACCGGCGCGGCTACTGTGCGCTCGGCTCGGTCAAGGCCAACCTGGGGCACCTCGACGCGGCCGCCGGGGCGGCCGGGCTGATGCGCGCCGCGCTGGCCCTGCGGCACCGGCGGATCCCACCGAGCGTGAACTTCACCGCACCCAACCCCGAACTGTGCCTCGACGAGAGCCCGTTCTACGTGCCGACCCGGCTCACCCCGTGGGCGTCCGGGCCGCAGCCGCGCCGCGCCGGGGTCAGCTCGTTCGGTGTGGGCGGCACCAACGCGCACGCGGTGCTGGAGGAGCCGCCGACGCGAGCCGCGCCGACCAGCGGCCGGCCGTGGCAGGTGTTGCCGCTGTCCGCGCGGAGCCGAGCCGCCCTGGACCGGCTCACCGAGCGGCTCGGCGCGCACCTGACTGCCCATCCCGAGCTGGACCTCCCCGACGTGGCCTTCACCCTGCAGGACGGGCGGCGCACCCACGAGGTGCGTCGGATCGTGGTGGCGGGGGACACCGCCGACGCGGCGGCGGTCCTCGGCGGCGCGGAGCCGGGGCGGCTGCACACCCGGACCGGCGACCGGGACCGACGGGCGGTCTTCGCCTTCCCGGGCGGCGGCTTCCAACACCAGGAGATGGGCCGGGAGCTCTACCGCACCGAGCTGGTCTTCCGCGCCGAGGTGGACCGCTGCGCGGAGCTGCTGCGGCCCCGGCTCGACGTGGACCTGCGTGACGTGCTGTACCCGTCGCTGACCGGGACGGCGCGCCGACGCCGGAGCCTGGGCCGCGCCGCCGGGCCGGTCGCGGTCTCCGCCCTCTTCGTCACCGAGTACGCCCTGGCGACCCTCTGGCAGTCCTGGGGGGTACGGCCGGTCGGCATGATCGGGCACAGCCTCGGCGAGTACGTCGCCGCCTGCGTGGCCGGCGTCTTCGACCTGCCCGACGCCCTGGAGGTCACCCTGGCCCGGGGCGAACTCTTCGCCCAACTGCCCCCGGGCCGGATGCTGACGGTGGCCGCGCCGGTCGAGGAGGTGGAGCCGCTGCTCGACGAGCGGCTGTCCGTTGCCGCCGTCAACGCGCCTCGGCTCACCGTCGTCGCCGGGCCGGACGCCGACATCGACCGGTTCGCCGCCGAGCTGGTCGGGCGGGCGGTGGAGTGCAGCCGGATCAACGTGCCGGTGGCGAGCCACTCCTGGATGGTCGAGCCGTACCTGGACGAGTTCACCCGCCGGGTGAAGGCGCTGCGCCCGCGGGCGCCGCGGATCCCGTTCGTGTCCTGCGTGACCGGTTCCTGGATCACCGAGGAGGAGGCGACCGACCCGCACTACTGGGCCCGGCACCTGCGGGAGCCGGTCCGCTTCGGTGCCGGCCTGCGCACGGCGCTCGCCGAGCCCGACCGGTTGCTGCTGGAGGTCGGGCCGGGGGAGGGGTTGACCGCGCTGGCCTCCGCCGCCGGGCTGGCGCCGATGCCCCTGGCGTTCTCGTCGATGGGGCACCCGCGCGCGCCGGAGCCGGAACTGGCCCACCTGGCCGGGGCCCTCGGCCGGCTGTGGCAGGCCGGGGTCGAGGTGGACTGGCGGGCGGTGCACGGCCCGGACCGGCCGCGGCGCGTCAGCCTCCCCGGATACCCCTTCCAGCGCCGCCGGTACTGGATCTCCCCGGGGCGCGCCGCCCGCACCGAACCCGACGAGCCGGAGGAGCCGACCCGCACCGAGACCGCCGAGCCCGACGACCACCTCCCGCCGCGCACCGAACGGGAACGTCAGGTGGCCGCGCTCTGGTCCGACCTGCTGGGGGTCGACCGGATCGGGGTGGACGTGGACCTGTTCTCCCTGGGCGCCCACTCCCTCATGATCACTCAGGCGGCCCGGGAGCTGCGCCGGCTCAGTGGCCGGGACATCACCGCCCGCCAGGTGCTCCAGACGCCGACCGTCGCGGCGCACGCCGCGTTGGCCGACGGGCGGGTCGTCGACCCGGCCATGGCCACCGGTGACGACCTGGCCGCGGACGTCGTGCTCGACCCCGCGGTCACCGCCGCCGGGCTGCCCGCACCCTGGTCCGGTCCGCCCCGGACGGTGCTGCTCACCGGCGCCACCGGCTTCGTCGGGGCGTTCCTCTGCGCCGAACTGGCGGAGCGCACCTCGGCGCAGATCCGGTGCCTGGTCCGGGCCGCCGACCCGGTCGAGGGCGAGGAACGGCTGCGGGCAGCCCTGGAGTCGTACGGGCTGCGGTGGCCGGGCGCCGGGCGGATCCGCGTGATCCCCGGCGACCTGAGCCGGCCCCGGCTGGGACTCGGCGCGGAGGAGTACGCCCGGCAGGCCGCCGAGGTCGACGTGATCCACCACTGTGGAGCCCAGGTCAACTTCGTCCGCCCGTACCGGTTCCTGCGGGCCACCAACGTACGCGGCACCGAGGAGGTGCTCCGGCTGGCCACCACCACCGTGCTGAAGCCGGTGCACCACATCTCCACGCTGGCCGTACTCGCCGGCGCCGTGGCCACCGGCGTGCCGGAGGTCCGGGAGGACGACCCCCTGCCGCCGCCCGTCGGGCACGACACCGCGTACAGCCAGAGCAAGTGGGTGGCCGAGGGGCTGGTGGGGCTGGCCCGGGAACGCGGCGTCCCGGTCTCGGTCTACCGGGCCGGGGCAGTGCTGCCCGACAGCCGCACCGGGGCGGCCAACCGCGAGGACTACGTGACCAAGGTGATCCAGGGTTGCGTCGAGCTGGGTGCCGCCCCGGCCCGCCGGTACGAGCTGGCGGTGGCCAGCGTCGACCACGTGGCGCGGCTGGTGGTCGGGCTCTCGGTCCGACCCGAGACCTGGGGGGCGACCTTCCACACCGTGCACCCGGCGCCGTTGGCCTGGAACACGATTTTCGACCAGCTCCGTCACTGTGGTCACCCGGTGCGGTCGTTGAGCTGGAACGACTGGCGCGCGGAGCTGACCAGGGCGGTCGAGGAGGACGACGCGGCGAACGCGCTCGCCCCGCTGATGGCGATGCTGGGCGAGGTGGCGGACCGGGACATGCCCCGGATGGACTGCGCCAACGTGCTCGCCGGTCTGCCCCCCGAGGCGTCGCGGGCACCCGACCTTGACGAGACCTTCTTCGACAAGATGTTCGGCCACTTCGTCCGGGCGGGCTGGTTGCCGCGCCCGCAGCGACCGGAGTCCGAGGGGGAGGAGCCCCGTCCATGA
- a CDS encoding amidohydrolase family protein translates to MTTLLTGATLIDGLGGEPVPRADVLVDADRIRAVGEQRPPADADVVDLSGLTLLPGLIDAHVHLGYSSEMRAMLNAELSVAERAADIFRNLRETLEGGFTAVRDCGGIDHGVLRTVGRGLVPGPRIWASASPLTQCGGHGHLGSPFLPPDAQFHFRVRGLTAVGRISDGPDEVRRAARECFRQGASFLKMSVTGGVVSIADDLSDTQFTVGEIEVAVQEAAARNTYVTVHAHNVHGIRNAVRAGVGCVEHGTGIDEPTAAMMADRGVHLVPTLTIARSLLDNFAQHGLPPQIRDRVGDTEQGMVDGMLAARAAGVLVGSGSDLIGPDQRGRGREIALKAAVLGPMAAIVSATSVNARIMRVEGQVGSVEAGKLADLVAVDFDPLAEPEAFGDPDRVVLVVRGGRIVKDVRK, encoded by the coding sequence ATGACCACGCTGCTCACCGGTGCGACGCTGATCGACGGCCTGGGAGGTGAACCCGTGCCCCGCGCCGACGTGCTCGTCGACGCCGACCGGATCCGTGCCGTGGGGGAGCAGCGTCCGCCCGCCGACGCCGACGTGGTGGACCTGAGCGGGCTCACCCTGCTTCCCGGGCTGATCGACGCCCACGTACACCTCGGCTACTCCAGCGAGATGCGCGCCATGCTCAACGCGGAACTGTCGGTGGCCGAACGGGCGGCGGACATCTTCCGCAACCTGCGCGAGACCCTGGAGGGCGGCTTCACCGCGGTCCGCGACTGCGGCGGAATCGACCACGGCGTGCTGCGTACCGTGGGGCGCGGCCTGGTGCCCGGGCCGCGGATCTGGGCGTCGGCGTCGCCGTTGACCCAGTGCGGGGGGCACGGTCACCTCGGCTCGCCGTTCCTGCCGCCGGACGCGCAGTTCCACTTCCGGGTCCGGGGCCTCACCGCGGTGGGGCGGATCTCCGACGGGCCGGACGAGGTACGCAGGGCCGCCCGGGAGTGTTTCCGGCAGGGCGCGTCGTTCCTCAAGATGTCGGTCACCGGTGGGGTGGTGTCCATCGCGGACGACCTCTCCGACACCCAGTTCACCGTCGGCGAGATCGAGGTGGCCGTCCAGGAGGCCGCCGCCCGGAACACGTACGTGACGGTGCACGCGCACAACGTCCACGGGATCCGCAACGCGGTGCGCGCCGGGGTCGGCTGCGTCGAGCACGGAACCGGCATCGACGAGCCGACGGCGGCGATGATGGCCGACCGCGGCGTGCACCTGGTGCCGACGCTGACCATCGCCCGGTCGCTGCTGGACAACTTCGCACAGCACGGGCTGCCGCCGCAGATCCGGGACCGGGTGGGTGACACCGAGCAGGGGATGGTCGACGGGATGTTGGCCGCCCGCGCGGCCGGGGTGCTGGTCGGCTCGGGGTCGGACCTGATCGGCCCCGACCAGCGGGGCCGGGGCCGGGAGATCGCCCTGAAGGCGGCAGTTCTGGGGCCGATGGCGGCGATCGTCTCGGCCACCTCGGTCAACGCCCGGATCATGCGGGTCGAGGGGCAGGTCGGTTCGGTCGAGGCGGGCAAGCTGGCCGACCTGGTGGCGGTCGACTTCGACCCGCTGGCGGAGCCGGAGGCGTTCGGCGACCCGGACCGGGTCGTGCTGGTGGTCAGGGGCGGCCGGATCGTCAAGGACGTCCGCAAGTAA
- a CDS encoding MbtH family NRPS accessory protein — MDEERYVVVVNDEEQYSIWEDGAPLPGGWHPTGFTGDRSVCLAHIDAVWTDLRPRGLRVAAEQA; from the coding sequence GTGGACGAGGAACGGTACGTCGTGGTCGTGAACGACGAGGAGCAGTACTCGATCTGGGAGGACGGCGCTCCACTGCCCGGCGGCTGGCACCCGACCGGGTTCACCGGTGACCGGTCGGTGTGTCTGGCGCACATCGATGCGGTCTGGACGGACCTGCGTCCGCGCGGCCTGCGGGTGGCCGCGGAGCAGGCGTGA